The following are from one region of the Aequoribacter fuscus genome:
- the hisA gene encoding 1-(5-phosphoribosyl)-5-[(5-phosphoribosylamino)methylideneamino]imidazole-4-carboxamide isomerase, which translates to MLIIPAIDLKDGQCVRLRQGLMEDSTVFSDDPVAMATQWVEAGTRRLHLVDLNGAFAGEPVNGEVVRAIAKAYPQLPIQIGGGIRSLETIEAYVKAGVSYVIIGTKAVREPDFVTEACQAFPGRVIVGLDAKNGLVATDGWAEVSDVQATDLAKQFDALGVSAIVYTDIARDGMMQGVNVEATVQMAQASSIPVIASGGITNMEDIKALAAVSSKGICGAITGRAIYEGTLDVREAQAYCDEVCA; encoded by the coding sequence ATGCTGATTATCCCCGCCATCGACTTAAAAGACGGACAGTGCGTACGTCTGCGCCAAGGTTTAATGGAGGACAGCACGGTTTTCTCGGATGATCCTGTTGCTATGGCTACGCAGTGGGTAGAGGCTGGCACTCGGCGTTTACACTTAGTCGACTTAAACGGTGCCTTCGCTGGTGAGCCGGTCAATGGCGAAGTGGTGCGAGCCATCGCTAAGGCTTACCCGCAATTACCCATACAGATTGGTGGCGGCATTCGCTCTTTAGAAACCATAGAAGCGTACGTTAAAGCCGGTGTGTCTTATGTCATTATCGGCACCAAAGCGGTGCGCGAACCCGACTTTGTGACCGAGGCTTGTCAGGCGTTTCCCGGTCGTGTGATCGTTGGCTTAGACGCTAAGAATGGCTTGGTCGCGACCGACGGTTGGGCCGAAGTATCGGATGTGCAAGCCACCGACTTGGCCAAGCAGTTTGACGCACTTGGCGTTTCGGCTATTGTGTACACCGATATTGCCCGCGACGGCATGATGCAGGGCGTCAATGTTGAAGCCACGGTGCAAATGGCTCAAGCCTCGTCCATTCCGGTGATTGCCTCGGGTGGCATTACTAACATGGAAGACATTAAAGCCTTGGCGGCGGTTTCCTCTAAAGGTATTTGCGGTGCGATTACGGGCCGAGCAATTTATGAAGGCACGCTAGATGTGCGAGAAGCGCAAGCCTACTGCGATGAGGTCTGCGCTTAA
- the mutY gene encoding A/G-specific adenine glycosylase, protein MSKSQTNPNFADRVLAWFEDHGRKHLPWQQNVTPYKVWVSEIMLQQTQVATVIPYFERFMASFPTIESLSCSPLDDVLSHWTGLGYYARARNLHKAAQQVCQHHGGVLPKTIEGLESLPGIGRSTAGAIVSLALNHRATILDGNVKRVLARHQAVPGWPGETKIHNALWDIADRFTPANNCKAYNQAMMDLGATICTRSSPSCLLCPVSADCIALKENTWQNYPGKKPKTVKPIRKTKFAIIQNAQNAIYLIRRAEQGIWGGLWCFPEIGEEDHALTEQADKTEALPVFRHTFSHFHLDIEPIVFTMTKSTAEIREDSGAWVSIEDAMLKGLAAPVVNLLKQLQTRARS, encoded by the coding sequence TTGAGCAAATCACAGACTAACCCCAACTTCGCCGACCGCGTGCTTGCTTGGTTTGAAGACCATGGGCGCAAGCATTTGCCTTGGCAACAAAACGTCACGCCCTACAAAGTATGGGTCTCGGAAATCATGCTACAGCAGACGCAGGTCGCAACCGTTATTCCCTACTTCGAGCGCTTTATGGCCAGCTTTCCCACGATAGAATCTCTGTCCTGTTCACCCTTAGATGATGTGTTATCACATTGGACCGGGCTTGGTTACTACGCGCGCGCGCGCAACTTGCACAAAGCGGCCCAGCAGGTGTGCCAGCACCACGGTGGCGTCTTGCCCAAAACGATAGAGGGACTTGAATCTTTACCCGGCATTGGCCGTTCGACTGCGGGCGCCATTGTCAGCCTGGCGCTGAATCATCGGGCTACGATACTCGATGGTAACGTAAAGCGGGTGCTCGCCCGACATCAAGCGGTACCAGGCTGGCCCGGCGAGACAAAGATCCATAACGCACTTTGGGACATCGCGGACAGATTTACGCCGGCAAACAATTGCAAAGCGTACAATCAAGCGATGATGGACCTAGGCGCGACTATTTGTACGCGGAGCTCGCCCTCTTGTCTGCTCTGTCCAGTCTCAGCAGACTGCATCGCACTAAAGGAGAACACCTGGCAAAACTATCCCGGTAAGAAGCCAAAGACCGTGAAGCCTATTCGGAAAACGAAATTCGCAATCATTCAAAACGCGCAGAATGCGATCTACCTAATACGCCGCGCAGAACAGGGTATTTGGGGTGGGCTTTGGTGCTTCCCCGAAATAGGCGAAGAGGATCATGCGCTGACGGAGCAGGCTGACAAAACTGAGGCGCTACCAGTTTTTCGCCACACCTTTAGCCACTTTCATTTAGACATTGAACCGATTGTCTTTACAATGACGAAATCAACCGCGGAAATCCGTGAGGACTCCGGGGCATGGGTCTCAATAGAGGACGCTATGTTGAAAGGACTCGCCGCGCCGGTGGTCAACTTATTAAAGCAACTCCAAACACGAGCTCGATCATGA
- a CDS encoding S41 family peptidase: MPTKRLRIIASSLLLCGISAVSFSEEPANPEPQAEIKQELPLEALKRFADVFNQIRQGYVKEIPQSELMDYAIRGMMSNLDPHSVYLNKEAFSELQDSTSGEFGGIGIEVGKENGFITIISPIDDTPAAKAGLQSGDVILSIDGESMENKTLSEAIDRMRGEAGTPITLEIGRSGESQPFDVDLERANIPVKSTRERLLAPGIGYLRISQFQRKTHEDVAKSLDKLLESGELSGLVLDLRNNPGGVLQASVGVADHFLDGGLVVYTEGRIDDAAAEYEATEGDRLNGAPIVVLINRGSASASEIVAGALQDQKRAVIMGTQSFGKGSVQTVLPLSEEIAVKLTTALYFTPSGRSIQAEGITPDINVERAKVTAVASGRRISEADLRGHLENIQAEDKTEENEPSFNAEESLQLLEDDNQLFEAFTLLKGLSILQQRLSSPAPNADATTRVTEQEPQ, translated from the coding sequence ATGCCAACCAAACGCCTTCGTATAATCGCCTCAAGCCTTTTGCTGTGCGGCATCAGCGCTGTAAGCTTTTCCGAAGAGCCGGCCAATCCCGAACCCCAAGCGGAAATCAAACAAGAGCTTCCACTTGAGGCATTAAAACGCTTTGCGGATGTCTTTAATCAAATCCGCCAGGGTTATGTCAAAGAAATCCCGCAAAGTGAGCTCATGGACTACGCCATTCGCGGCATGATGTCGAATCTGGACCCTCACTCGGTGTACCTCAACAAAGAAGCCTTCAGCGAACTGCAAGATTCCACCTCGGGAGAGTTCGGCGGTATCGGCATAGAAGTCGGCAAAGAAAACGGTTTTATTACCATCATCTCCCCGATTGATGACACCCCCGCCGCCAAAGCGGGCTTGCAAAGCGGCGACGTCATTCTCAGTATCGATGGCGAGTCCATGGAAAACAAAACTCTGAGCGAGGCCATTGATCGCATGCGAGGCGAGGCGGGTACCCCAATCACGCTAGAGATTGGACGCAGCGGCGAGAGTCAGCCCTTTGACGTCGATTTAGAGCGAGCCAATATCCCGGTAAAAAGCACGCGTGAACGACTGCTAGCACCCGGCATTGGCTATCTACGAATTTCGCAATTCCAACGAAAAACGCACGAAGATGTGGCTAAAAGCCTAGATAAGTTGCTGGAGTCAGGTGAATTGAGCGGACTGGTGCTCGACCTTCGGAACAACCCCGGCGGTGTACTCCAAGCCAGCGTGGGAGTTGCCGACCATTTCCTAGATGGCGGTCTGGTCGTTTACACCGAAGGTCGCATTGATGATGCGGCCGCGGAGTACGAGGCGACAGAAGGCGACCGTCTCAATGGCGCTCCCATCGTTGTATTAATTAATCGCGGCTCCGCCAGCGCTTCTGAAATTGTCGCCGGAGCTCTGCAAGACCAGAAACGTGCCGTTATCATGGGCACGCAAAGTTTCGGTAAAGGTTCAGTACAAACCGTCTTGCCGCTGTCGGAAGAGATCGCGGTTAAATTGACCACGGCGTTATATTTTACGCCTTCAGGCCGCTCGATTCAGGCCGAGGGCATTACCCCCGACATCAACGTCGAGCGCGCCAAAGTCACCGCAGTGGCCAGCGGTCGACGCATTAGCGAAGCGGATCTGCGCGGACACTTGGAGAACATTCAGGCCGAGGATAAGACTGAGGAGAATGAACCATCGTTCAATGCCGAAGAAAGCTTGCAGCTGCTAGAAGACGACAACCAGTTATTTGAGGCCTTTACGCTACTGAAGGGCTTAAGCATTTTACAGCAGCGACTCAGTTCGCCAGCACCCAATGCGGACGCGACAACTCGCGTAACAGAACAAGAGCCGCAGTAA
- the hisB gene encoding imidazoleglycerol-phosphate dehydratase HisB yields MSQRSASVTRNTLETQITASVNLDGTGVAKFDTGIPFLEHMLDQIARHGLIDLDINAKGDLHIDDHHTVEDIGITLGQAFAQAVGDKKGMTRYGHAYVPLDEALSRVVIDFSGRPGLVFEVPFTRASVGGFDVDLFSEFFHGFVNHAQVTLHIDNLRGENTHHQIETVFKAFGRALRMALAADERMAGVTPSTKGVL; encoded by the coding sequence ATGAGCCAACGTAGCGCTAGCGTAACGCGCAACACGCTGGAAACACAAATCACCGCGAGCGTGAATTTGGATGGCACCGGTGTGGCAAAGTTTGATACCGGTATTCCATTTTTGGAGCACATGCTGGATCAAATCGCACGTCATGGTTTAATCGACCTAGACATCAACGCCAAAGGTGACCTGCACATCGACGACCACCACACGGTAGAAGATATTGGCATTACTCTGGGGCAGGCGTTTGCCCAAGCGGTGGGCGACAAAAAAGGTATGACCCGCTATGGCCACGCCTATGTGCCCTTAGATGAAGCCTTGTCGCGAGTCGTTATCGATTTCAGTGGTCGTCCGGGCTTGGTATTTGAGGTGCCGTTTACCCGTGCTTCGGTTGGCGGTTTCGACGTGGATTTGTTCTCTGAGTTTTTCCACGGCTTTGTTAATCACGCTCAAGTGACTCTGCATATCGATAATTTGCGCGGTGAAAATACGCACCACCAAATCGAAACGGTGTTTAAAGCTTTTGGGCGTGCTCTGCGGATGGCCCTCGCGGCTGATGAGCGCATGGCTGGCGTGACTCCCTCGACCAAAGGGGTGTTGTAA
- a CDS encoding murein hydrolase activator EnvC family protein translates to MKTPRAIFIRLLLCCALCAATASGGQAQTEDREQASAELQQVSDKINQVDAQLKRNAAQISRYQTEIESSERAIFSTRRKIADERLTLTRLDTELLKLEAEEQVARNELASEAQRIKTLLRALFANRDSDTLKLLLSQDNPANLARNLAFHARVLKQQNIQIDALMLLLAKLDQTQKELAQNRQDRERTLTALESEEQNLSRQQQERTQQVAALQQMTQSLQVQKQQLEQDQARLQNLIDELDTLALTNETIQIAPFADQKGKLQWPTEAKVSTRFNSKRNTNVRWQGMRFSNIADDPIRPIYHGRVVFADWLRGYGLLVIIDHGENYMSLYAHNNSISVEEGQWVDPSTVIASAGNTGGQEEPGLYFEVRHQGEPQNPAHWCR, encoded by the coding sequence TTGAAAACGCCTAGAGCTATCTTTATACGCTTGCTCCTATGCTGCGCGTTATGCGCTGCAACGGCAAGCGGCGGCCAGGCGCAAACAGAAGACCGAGAACAAGCGAGCGCAGAGCTGCAACAAGTCAGCGATAAGATCAACCAGGTCGACGCGCAACTCAAACGCAATGCAGCGCAAATTAGTCGTTATCAGACCGAGATTGAGTCAAGCGAACGCGCTATTTTTAGTACTCGCAGAAAAATTGCCGACGAACGGCTGACGCTCACGCGACTAGATACCGAACTGTTAAAGCTAGAAGCTGAAGAGCAAGTTGCACGCAATGAACTCGCATCCGAAGCGCAGCGCATTAAAACGCTGCTCAGAGCGCTGTTCGCCAATCGGGACAGCGACACTCTGAAGCTGCTGTTGTCGCAGGACAATCCCGCCAATTTGGCCCGCAACTTAGCGTTTCATGCCCGCGTACTCAAACAGCAAAACATTCAAATTGACGCACTGATGTTGCTGCTCGCGAAACTCGACCAAACACAGAAAGAGTTAGCGCAAAATCGTCAAGATCGCGAGCGCACACTGACAGCCCTAGAGAGCGAAGAGCAAAACTTGAGCCGGCAACAGCAAGAGCGCACACAACAGGTCGCCGCACTGCAGCAAATGACGCAGTCACTACAAGTGCAAAAACAGCAGCTCGAGCAAGACCAAGCCAGGCTGCAAAATCTAATCGACGAATTGGACACTCTGGCACTGACCAATGAGACTATACAAATCGCCCCCTTCGCCGATCAAAAAGGCAAATTACAATGGCCCACAGAGGCCAAGGTAAGTACCCGGTTTAATAGCAAACGAAACACCAATGTGCGCTGGCAAGGCATGCGATTTAGCAATATTGCCGATGATCCAATCAGGCCCATTTATCACGGAAGAGTCGTTTTCGCCGACTGGCTGCGCGGCTATGGCCTGCTCGTCATTATTGACCACGGCGAGAATTACATGAGCCTGTATGCACACAATAACAGTATTTCGGTCGAGGAAGGTCAGTGGGTAGATCCCAGCACCGTCATTGCCTCGGCGGGTAACACTGGCGGCCAGGAAGAGCCCGGCCTATACTTCGAAGTACGCCATCAAGGTGAACCGCAAAACCCAGCGCACTGGTGCCGCTGA
- the secB gene encoding protein-export chaperone SecB — MADEQTTAEAGAAQAPEQQFVMQRIYTKDVSFESPATPGVFRQQWQPKINIDLNTKSDKIDEEGNFEVVLTITVTAKIEEETAFLVEVQQAGIFFIKGFEGETLRRLLGTAAPNILFPYARESIDTMVVKGGFPALMLAPVNFDALYQQALAQAQAQSQAAEQGEATH; from the coding sequence ATGGCCGACGAGCAAACTACAGCAGAAGCAGGTGCAGCACAGGCGCCAGAACAACAATTCGTGATGCAGCGCATCTACACCAAAGACGTCTCTTTCGAGTCGCCAGCAACGCCCGGTGTGTTTCGTCAGCAGTGGCAGCCCAAAATCAACATCGATCTGAACACCAAGAGCGACAAAATCGATGAAGAGGGCAACTTTGAAGTGGTTCTTACCATTACGGTCACGGCTAAAATCGAGGAAGAAACGGCTTTTCTAGTCGAAGTTCAGCAAGCCGGTATCTTCTTTATCAAAGGCTTTGAAGGTGAGACCCTGCGTCGCTTGTTAGGCACGGCAGCGCCGAATATCTTGTTCCCTTACGCGCGTGAAAGCATCGATACGATGGTGGTTAAAGGCGGGTTCCCAGCGTTGATGCTGGCGCCAGTAAATTTTGATGCGCTGTATCAGCAGGCTTTAGCACAGGCTCAAGCTCAATCGCAAGCTGCTGAGCAAGGCGAAGCTACTCACTAG
- the hisH gene encoding imidazole glycerol phosphate synthase subunit HisH, with translation MATQRVAVIDYGMGNLHSVESALQHAGRCDVVVTDDPAIVAAADRVVFPGVGAIGDCMAEIKRLGFDRLIREVVTSGKPLLGICVGMQAMMEGSEESGGTQCLGLFEGVVQRFPGGVDEQGHTLKIPHMGWNTVQQSMPHPLWHGIDDNTRFYFVHSYCVTPTRAEVQAGVCEYGLPFAAAIARDNIFATQFHPEKSHVAGLQLLTNFLNWNGSC, from the coding sequence ATGGCAACGCAAAGAGTCGCCGTAATTGATTACGGCATGGGTAATTTGCATTCGGTTGAAAGCGCGCTGCAACACGCCGGTCGTTGCGACGTGGTGGTTACCGACGACCCCGCGATTGTTGCCGCTGCTGATCGGGTGGTATTTCCCGGAGTGGGCGCCATTGGCGACTGTATGGCCGAAATTAAACGCCTGGGTTTTGACCGCTTGATTCGCGAGGTGGTTACTTCGGGCAAGCCCTTGCTGGGGATCTGCGTAGGCATGCAGGCCATGATGGAAGGTTCTGAAGAATCAGGTGGTACCCAATGCCTTGGGCTGTTTGAAGGTGTCGTACAGCGCTTTCCCGGCGGCGTAGATGAGCAGGGCCATACCTTAAAGATTCCGCACATGGGTTGGAACACTGTGCAACAATCTATGCCTCACCCGTTGTGGCACGGTATTGACGACAACACTCGCTTTTACTTTGTGCACTCTTACTGCGTAACACCCACAAGGGCCGAGGTCCAGGCGGGTGTGTGCGAGTACGGGTTGCCCTTCGCGGCCGCCATTGCCCGCGATAATATCTTTGCTACGCAGTTTCACCCTGAAAAAAGCCATGTTGCGGGTTTGCAACTACTTACAAACTTTTTAAATTGGAACGGATCATGCTGA
- a CDS encoding rhodanese-like domain-containing protein — translation MNTSLFLQFVGQQWILFAALAVLIVMFIRHELSRGAPALTPQQSIARVNSHGGVFLDIREAADYKKGHIADSVHIPNAKLGSRVGELEAYKEKPVIVVCRMGQTASGASKQLLDAGFSDVYKMKGGMMEWDALQLPVVTKS, via the coding sequence ATGAACACAAGTTTATTTTTGCAGTTCGTTGGACAGCAGTGGATCTTATTTGCTGCGCTGGCGGTGTTGATTGTGATGTTTATTCGTCACGAGTTGTCGCGTGGTGCGCCCGCCCTAACGCCACAGCAATCGATCGCTCGCGTGAATAGTCACGGCGGCGTATTTTTGGATATTCGCGAAGCTGCAGATTACAAAAAAGGCCACATCGCCGATAGTGTCCATATCCCCAATGCCAAGTTGGGTTCGCGAGTGGGCGAGCTTGAAGCTTACAAAGAGAAGCCTGTGATTGTTGTGTGTCGCATGGGGCAAACAGCATCAGGCGCCAGCAAGCAGTTATTGGACGCCGGTTTCAGCGACGTCTACAAGATGAAAGGCGGGATGATGGAGTGGGACGCGTTGCAATTGCCAGTGGTCACCAAGTCATGA
- the grxC gene encoding glutaredoxin 3 yields the protein MTPEVVIYTTRFCPYCIRAKHLLNAKNIRYKEIAVDGDPQLRQEMTRKAGRTSVPQIWIGSTHIGGYDDMAALERAGKLDTFFN from the coding sequence ATGACGCCAGAAGTCGTTATTTACACCACGCGATTTTGCCCCTACTGCATTCGCGCCAAGCATTTACTCAATGCGAAAAACATTCGTTACAAAGAAATAGCGGTCGATGGCGATCCGCAGCTGCGTCAGGAAATGACGCGTAAAGCGGGGCGCACCTCGGTCCCACAAATTTGGATTGGATCCACTCACATCGGCGGTTACGATGACATGGCTGCGCTCGAGCGTGCCGGTAAACTCGATACATTTTTTAACTAA
- the gpmI gene encoding 2,3-bisphosphoglycerate-independent phosphoglycerate mutase: MPDKTPTLLIILDGFGHREAKEDNAIANASTPTWDRLWSQRPHSLISGSGLDVGLPDGQMGNSEVGHMSLGAGRIIYQQITRIDKAIEDGEFFNNPALCQAIDSAQANSGAVHIFGLLSPGGVHSHENHIIAAMKLAAQRGATKIYLHAFLDGRDTPPRSAKASLKAVEAAFTELGKGQVASVVGRYYAMDRDQRWDRVEQAYTLITEGKGKYTASSSLEALEQAYRRDENDEFVAPTAISAGEPIRVEDGDSIIFMNFRADRAREITQCFVDPDFNGFERQRPLKLANFTSATEYAKSLPTEIAFPSESLSNVLGAYLADLGKTQLRIAETEKYAHVTFFFSGGQETLFDGEKRELIPSPDVATYDLQPEMSAPEVTAKLCEAIRSKQFDLIVCNYANGDMVGHTGNYQAAIKAVEALDQSLAQVEQALAEVGGQALITADHGNCEQMLDYDSGQLHTQHTTEHVPLVYIGPKNIKFKQTEGRLADIAPSLLHLMELDIPAEMTGQCLIENA, translated from the coding sequence GTGCCCGACAAAACACCTACCCTACTGATTATTCTTGATGGCTTCGGTCACCGCGAAGCAAAAGAAGACAACGCCATCGCAAACGCCAGTACGCCAACATGGGATCGCCTGTGGTCGCAGCGCCCCCATTCGCTTATTTCTGGCTCAGGTCTAGACGTCGGGCTACCCGACGGGCAAATGGGAAATTCTGAGGTGGGCCATATGAGTCTTGGCGCAGGACGAATTATTTACCAGCAAATCACGCGCATCGACAAAGCCATCGAAGACGGTGAATTCTTCAACAACCCCGCGCTATGCCAAGCAATTGACAGCGCCCAGGCGAACTCCGGGGCGGTGCATATTTTTGGACTTTTGTCGCCAGGCGGGGTCCACAGCCATGAAAACCACATCATCGCCGCCATGAAACTGGCGGCCCAGCGGGGTGCAACCAAAATTTATTTGCACGCCTTCCTCGATGGCAGAGATACGCCACCACGCAGCGCTAAAGCATCCCTAAAAGCCGTGGAAGCCGCATTCACGGAACTGGGCAAGGGACAAGTGGCAAGTGTCGTGGGACGTTATTATGCAATGGATCGAGATCAGCGCTGGGATCGAGTCGAACAAGCCTACACCTTGATTACCGAGGGCAAAGGTAAATACACGGCAAGTTCCTCACTCGAGGCTCTGGAGCAAGCCTACCGACGCGATGAGAATGATGAGTTTGTCGCGCCCACCGCAATTTCCGCCGGCGAACCCATTCGAGTCGAAGACGGCGACAGCATCATTTTTATGAACTTTCGTGCGGATCGCGCCCGCGAAATCACCCAATGTTTTGTCGACCCTGACTTCAATGGATTCGAGCGCCAGCGGCCGCTTAAGCTGGCTAATTTCACCTCGGCAACCGAGTACGCCAAGTCGTTACCAACTGAAATTGCTTTTCCCAGCGAGAGCCTCAGCAACGTGCTAGGTGCCTATCTCGCTGACCTAGGCAAAACTCAACTACGCATCGCCGAAACTGAAAAATACGCCCACGTCACTTTCTTTTTTAGCGGCGGCCAAGAGACTCTGTTCGACGGCGAAAAGCGCGAGCTAATCCCGTCTCCTGATGTCGCGACTTATGACCTACAACCCGAGATGAGCGCCCCAGAAGTCACCGCCAAACTCTGTGAAGCTATTCGATCAAAACAATTCGATTTGATCGTCTGTAACTACGCCAACGGCGATATGGTGGGACACACCGGGAATTATCAAGCAGCTATTAAAGCGGTCGAGGCGCTTGACCAATCGCTGGCGCAAGTAGAACAAGCCCTGGCCGAGGTAGGAGGACAAGCACTCATTACTGCCGATCACGGCAACTGCGAGCAAATGCTCGACTACGACAGTGGGCAGTTACACACCCAACACACCACGGAGCACGTACCGCTTGTCTACATCGGCCCAAAAAATATCAAGTTCAAACAAACTGAGGGGCGCTTGGCCGATATTGCACCGTCGTTATTGCACCTTATGGAACTCGATATTCCCGCGGAAATGACCGGACAGTGTTTGATTGAAAACGCCTAG
- the hisF gene encoding imidazole glycerol phosphate synthase subunit HisF gives MGLAKRIIPCLDVDNGRVVKGVNFVGIRDAGDPVEIARRYNQAGADEITFLDITASHENRDTTVHTVEQIAREVFIPLTVGGGVRSVDDIRVLLNAGADKVSINTAAIHNPALVQESADRFGSQCIVVAIDAKAVHEEGETPRWEIFTHGGRKPTGIDAVRWAEKMAELGAGEILLTSMDRDGTKNGFDLAVTRAIADAVSIPVIASGGVGTLDHLAQGVLQGHADAVLAASIFHFGEYTIAEAKAHMAACGIEMRL, from the coding sequence ATGGGCCTAGCCAAACGCATCATTCCTTGCCTAGATGTCGATAACGGTCGCGTTGTCAAAGGTGTGAACTTTGTCGGTATTCGCGATGCTGGCGATCCTGTCGAGATCGCGCGTCGTTACAATCAGGCCGGTGCTGATGAAATTACGTTTCTCGATATTACCGCTAGCCACGAAAATCGTGATACCACCGTGCACACGGTCGAGCAAATCGCGCGCGAAGTATTCATCCCTCTAACCGTTGGCGGCGGGGTGCGTTCGGTTGACGATATTCGAGTATTGTTAAATGCGGGCGCTGATAAGGTCAGTATCAATACCGCGGCAATTCACAACCCGGCCTTGGTGCAAGAGTCGGCCGATCGCTTTGGCAGCCAGTGCATTGTCGTGGCGATTGACGCAAAAGCCGTGCATGAAGAAGGCGAGACACCGCGTTGGGAAATCTTTACTCACGGCGGTCGTAAGCCAACGGGCATTGATGCTGTTCGCTGGGCTGAGAAAATGGCTGAGTTAGGCGCCGGCGAGATCTTGTTAACCAGCATGGATCGCGATGGCACCAAAAATGGTTTCGATTTGGCGGTGACCCGCGCAATTGCAGACGCCGTTTCCATTCCCGTTATTGCATCGGGTGGCGTGGGTACCCTTGATCACTTAGCCCAAGGCGTGCTGCAGGGACATGCTGATGCTGTGCTAGCGGCGAGTATTTTTCATTTTGGTGAGTACACCATCGCCGAGGCTAAGGCGCATATGGCCGCGTGCGGCATAGAGATGCGCCTGTAG
- a CDS encoding oxidative damage protection protein, which produces MTNTVFCQKHKKTLEALDRAPFPGPKGQQILETISKQAWAEWQDHQTRLINEKHLNLMDPATRKYLQTEMDKFFAGENYDKAEGYIPTSD; this is translated from the coding sequence ATGACCAACACAGTATTTTGTCAGAAACACAAAAAGACGCTAGAGGCGCTGGATCGGGCGCCATTCCCAGGCCCCAAAGGTCAGCAGATTTTAGAGACCATATCCAAGCAAGCTTGGGCAGAATGGCAAGACCATCAGACGCGACTCATCAACGAGAAGCACCTGAATTTAATGGACCCCGCAACGCGTAAATATCTTCAAACAGAGATGGATAAATTTTTTGCAGGTGAAAACTATGATAAAGCGGAAGGTTATATACCAACGTCTGACTAG